In the Kitasatospora terrestris genome, one interval contains:
- a CDS encoding TetR/AcrR family transcriptional regulator produces MKIDLPGTQPAADSTGPAPGTGPAPCPGTGPAAATDAAAGAAPRRGRPRSEAAEQAIFAAVERLMEDGSGLAELSVERIAAAAGVGKATIYRRWPNKEALLVDVIDRLEQPPPPLVGPTYRDDLIALVEYMRRRGLIKRSRWVVKSALGQMGAWPELKATYHERVIKPRRELLRTIVRRGVAEGELRSDVDVELLCELVLGPILLRSVLWDDSPLDDPDLARTMVDTVLQGIGTRPRPEPSDRP; encoded by the coding sequence ATGAAGATCGACCTGCCGGGCACGCAGCCGGCCGCCGACTCCACCGGACCCGCCCCGGGCACCGGACCCGCCCCGTGCCCCGGGACCGGCCCGGCCGCCGCGACCGACGCGGCGGCCGGCGCCGCCCCGCGCCGCGGGCGTCCGCGCAGCGAGGCGGCCGAGCAGGCGATCTTCGCCGCCGTCGAGCGCCTGATGGAGGACGGCAGCGGGCTCGCCGAACTCTCCGTCGAACGGATCGCCGCCGCCGCGGGCGTCGGCAAGGCCACCATCTACCGGCGCTGGCCCAACAAGGAGGCCCTGCTGGTCGACGTGATCGACCGCCTGGAGCAGCCGCCCCCGCCGCTGGTCGGACCGACCTACCGGGACGACCTGATCGCGCTGGTCGAGTACATGCGCCGGCGCGGCCTGATCAAGCGCTCCCGCTGGGTGGTGAAGTCCGCCCTCGGCCAGATGGGCGCCTGGCCCGAACTGAAGGCGACGTACCACGAACGAGTGATCAAGCCGCGGCGCGAACTCCTCCGCACGATCGTCCGCCGCGGCGTCGCCGAGGGCGAACTGCGCTCCGACGTCGACGTGGAACTGCTCTGCGAACTGGTCCTCGGCCCGATCCTGCTGCGCAGCGTGCTCTGGGACGACTCCCCGCTGGACGACCCCGACCTGGCCCGCACCATGGTCGACACCGTCCTGCAGGGCATCGGCACCCGACCCCGGCCGGAGCCGTCCGACCGGCCGTGA
- a CDS encoding MFS transporter, with protein MTTATPAPSRVPEAVHRRRWAILGTLLLALLVVVLDNSILNVAMKTIATPAPVGLGASQSDLEWAINSYTLVFAGLLFTAGLLGDRFGRKWTLLGGMLVFGLGSLLSSLATTPGELIGYRAVMGLGGAFVMPATLAIIMNVFERHEQPKAIGIWAGAVGLAIAVGPITGGLLIEHFWWGSVFLVNVPIVVVALVAMFLLVPDSKDPAPGRLDPIGVLLSIVGLVALIYGIIKGGELADFLDPKAWVPIAVGVLALVAFVLFEKRTSHPALDIGWFRNKVFSASIAVVGVVFFALMGVSFFGVFYTQSVRGYSALQAGALMLPLAGAQLLFAPRARLVVDRFGVRATCAGGMALIAVGFLGYLFLGATTPIWVLVVLGFVMGAGMAHVMPPVTVAIMGALPREKAGAGSAINNTFRQVGGSLGVAVLGAVLSTVYRDGISDHLAALPPALRDKAGESLEATLAIAARTHDSALVTPAMDSFLHAMHVVAGLSAGITAVGAVIALLLLPGRTADAPGGPGKAVAPESASDPARV; from the coding sequence GGGCGATCCTCGGCACGCTGCTGCTCGCCCTGCTCGTCGTCGTCCTCGACAACTCGATCCTCAACGTGGCGATGAAGACCATCGCCACCCCCGCCCCGGTCGGGCTCGGCGCCAGCCAGAGCGACCTGGAGTGGGCGATCAACTCGTACACCCTGGTCTTCGCCGGCCTGCTGTTCACCGCCGGCCTGCTCGGTGACCGCTTCGGCCGCAAGTGGACGCTGCTCGGCGGCATGCTCGTCTTCGGCCTCGGCTCGCTGCTCTCCTCGCTCGCCACCACCCCGGGCGAGCTGATCGGCTACCGGGCGGTGATGGGCCTCGGCGGCGCCTTCGTGATGCCCGCCACGCTGGCGATCATCATGAACGTCTTCGAGCGGCACGAGCAGCCGAAGGCGATCGGCATCTGGGCCGGCGCGGTCGGCCTGGCCATCGCGGTCGGCCCGATCACCGGCGGCCTGCTGATCGAGCACTTCTGGTGGGGCTCGGTCTTCCTGGTCAACGTGCCGATCGTGGTGGTCGCCCTGGTCGCGATGTTCCTGCTGGTGCCGGACTCCAAGGACCCCGCCCCCGGCCGGCTCGACCCGATCGGCGTGCTGCTGTCCATCGTCGGCCTGGTCGCGCTGATCTACGGCATCATCAAGGGCGGCGAGCTGGCCGACTTCCTCGACCCGAAGGCCTGGGTGCCGATCGCGGTCGGCGTGCTGGCGCTGGTGGCGTTCGTGCTGTTCGAGAAGCGCACCAGCCACCCGGCCCTGGACATCGGCTGGTTCCGCAACAAGGTCTTCTCGGCCTCGATCGCGGTGGTCGGCGTGGTGTTCTTCGCGCTGATGGGCGTCTCCTTCTTCGGCGTCTTCTACACCCAGAGCGTCCGCGGCTACAGCGCCCTCCAGGCGGGCGCGCTGATGCTCCCGCTGGCCGGCGCCCAGCTGCTGTTCGCCCCCCGGGCCCGGCTGGTGGTCGACCGGTTCGGCGTCCGCGCCACCTGCGCCGGCGGCATGGCGCTGATCGCGGTCGGCTTCCTCGGCTACCTCTTCCTCGGCGCGACCACGCCGATCTGGGTGCTGGTGGTGCTCGGCTTCGTGATGGGCGCCGGCATGGCGCACGTGATGCCGCCGGTCACCGTCGCGATCATGGGCGCGCTGCCCCGCGAGAAGGCCGGTGCCGGCTCCGCGATCAACAACACCTTCCGGCAGGTCGGCGGCTCGCTCGGCGTCGCCGTGCTCGGCGCGGTGCTCTCCACCGTCTACCGGGACGGCATCTCCGACCACCTCGCCGCGCTGCCGCCCGCCCTGCGCGACAAGGCCGGCGAGTCGCTGGAGGCCACCCTGGCGATCGCCGCCCGCACGCACGACAGCGCGCTGGTCACCCCCGCCATGGACTCCTTCCTGCACGCCATGCACGTGGTCGCCGGACTCTCCGCCGGCATCACCGCGGTCGGCGCGGTGATCGCGCTCCTGCTGCTGCCCGGCCGCACCGCCGACGCCCCCGGCGGGCCCGGCAAGGCCGTCGCGCCCGAGTCCGCCTCCGACCCCGCCAGGGTTTGA